From Punica granatum isolate Tunisia-2019 chromosome 1, ASM765513v2, whole genome shotgun sequence:
TTGTCTTACCAAGACTTGTCGAAAGAGATCAGTGATCAGTGAGAAGGTTCGAGGACAAATCTAAAACTTCTTAATTATAAGATATaatcaaacaaaaatatttaattttctttctgtAAACAAATCTAAACCTTCTTAATTATAATCTGTCTAGTCAATATTTTGTAAATTCTAAACCTTTTTTTATTCCTATCCAGTTAAACAATCTGTTAGTTCTAATCGTATCTATGATATTGCTCATAGGGATTTATAGAAAATTGCTaacctaaatatatatattcttttaccCTAATTTCACATGTTTGCATTCTCATCAGTTCCTCCGTACTCCTGTTATGATTTTTATGTCTGTTTCAATGTATGCATTGCATCAGCTCTAGAATTTCCAAAATTGGATTATTAGGCATGTGTGTGATACATGACCATGAATTAGCTATATTTATTTGGCCAAACAAAAAATGATGGCAATATTTGTTAAGAAATGTATCTTTTTGTTTTGTGCTCAATTTAAGAAATTTAGGCTTTGTTTAAttttggagtttttttttacttcACTCCATTTAACTACACCTATCTTCgaaatacaattattactttttcatttttctttaatttttttaaccattcaattcaatttttaatactaaattctttcaactattcattacttttgtcaactttttttttttcataattcaacaacgcaattattacttttttattttctccatcAACCTTATATTATaaccaattatatatatatatatatatatacacatagtTAAAAATGAATTGAGTTAAATTTAACTTCATTTTCAAACAACTAATTTTAAGCACATGAAAAGTCAAAGTAAGTAAAAAATATACTCGAACGGCGGCTACCTCCCGTTCCGTTCGTCGGTACGGCGTCAACAGGTCAATCTAAGTCCACCGTACTCCGGTGGTTCTGAGGGCACTGGAATATTACCAAGCTGTTGAGTGCTAGCCCGTGACGGCTGACTTGACTGAGCTCTTCGGTTCGATTGGGCTGAGCATTTTCACTTCTCTCTGTCGTCTTCAGATTTTTTCCTCCTCATTCTCCGATTGATAATGGCGTCGAGCGGACTCCAGAGGCTCCTGCAAGCCGGCACCAAAATCGTCGCCGTCGGCCGCAACTATGCCGCCCACGCCAAGGAGCTCGGCAACGCCGTCCCCAAGGTAACCGGCCTGTCCCCGCCTCTCTGTCACAAGATCATCATCCTTCTCGCTTGCTGCTATCTAATATCTGATCCGTTGCTGTCGATGCTTCTGACATCGTGTTTTCTTGTGGAATTAGGAGCCGGTTCTGTTCCTGAAGCCGACATCGTCTTACTTGGAGAATGGAGGTACGATCGAGGTCCCGCATCCGCTTGAATCGCTCGATCACGAGGTGGAGCTCGCTGTCGTGATCTGCCAGAAGGCTCGTGATGTGGCCGAGGCCACCGCCATGGATTACGTCGGAGGTGCTTGTTTCGACGCTTTAGACTTGTCAATTAAGCTTGATTTCTGTAGTTTATGACAAGTCTGCACTGTCATTTGCCGAAATGTTTATAGTTATGCTTGCCTGTAGTCTATTAGGTTCGACATTGATATTTCGTTTCCCAGTTTGAGTAGTGATGGGCGTctttgaaaattcaatgagTGAGCGACCGTTGTGCTGGGAAAACTAACTGAAATAGCATGAACTTTGGTAGAGTTTCTCTCAATTCAACAGTTTTTCTGTTGTTACTTGTGTTCGTAATTCATACTTTTCTGCAACGTGGATTCGATGCTGAGCGTTATTGGAGTAGTGATTTCTGAGTGGTTACATCCCTGTCTGCCCTAGCCCTTTGTGTCCTACCATTCTTAATCACTGAACCTTGAAGGGCTGTTGCACAAAATGTAATTCTAAGTAATTGACCCATAGATCCTATTCCTATCTATATGAAGAAGAAATCATGTACTGAGtcagaaaaataatgattccaaaagttaaagttacaaaacagttttttttttttttaacttggCGTCAGATGTTTGGTACAACCTGAAATGGTTGATTGCATGACCATCAGATCGTAGTAAAAAGTTCGATATATGTTTGAATTTTCAGCTTTTCTTTACCTTTCTCCCCTCCCTCCCCTCTTCTAAAGGgctcttagttttcttaggttGATACAGCATGAGATTATACCTCGGTTTGCTTATTGTGTAGCTTGTTGCTTGTGTAGGATATGCTCTCGCACTCGATATGACTGCGAGGGAAATTCAGTCTTCAGCAAAGGTGTCCGTTTTTTCCCTTTGTTTATTCATCAACAATGACTTGGCACCTTAACAGTGAGACAGCTAATTGCGAACGATTTGATGGCCTTAAGATTGTAAGGAAATTTGTGCTCCTTGTTAGGGTGTCTATAttgattttatctttttcctctttcttttggCAGTCTGCTGGTCTTCCGTGGACAGTGGCAAAAGGGCAGGACACTTTCACTCCAATCAGTTCTGTTGTAAGTCTTGAATATTACTGTCTTGTAATGTTCATCTTGCTAAACGGTAACTTTAGATGTTAGCTTATTGACTGGAGGAAAACTCTGAACAACATGTTACTTCAGTATATAAGAAATACATATTTAGCTGACTATTCATGCCATCGAATTTAGCTTGTTTCTAACACTCCTTAGATGTTGAGAAACAATCCTTGAGCATGCGTTCTTCAATGATTGAATAATACTTTATTGATTTAGAAGTTTTTCTTGTAGCTTGACAAGTCAATGGTGCCAGACCCTGACAACTTGGAACTTTGGCTCAAGGTACTAATCTCTGATATCAATTTGCTTTTTTGGCACGTGTAGCTGAGGAGGGATCTAAATCAAATGATTTTCGGTTCCACAGGTGGATGATGAAATACGGCAAAAGGGCTCGACCAAGGACATGATTTTTAAGATTCCTCATCTCATTAGCCATATAAGCACTATCATGACGCTTTTTGAAGGAGACGTGATATTGACAGGTACTCGCTTTGCTATTTTTTCAGTTCCTGTGATTACTTTCAGTAGAATGGAACGGTACCTGAAAGTTGCTATCTTGTTCGAAGTTTCATGTAACAATAACTATTGATCCATTAATATATTTGCGTTCGAGCTCTAAGTTAGTTGGTTGTGAAGGTTGTTGCTTGCAATATCTTGTTGGATGTTGTTATCTGTTTGTTCGAGCTTTCTATTATTTGGTCCATCCTATATTCAGGCAAAATTTCTTATCAGCTGTTGATACCTTTTTGAACGTATGCAGGCACTCCCAAGGGTGTGGGTCCAGTGAAAGTCGGTCAAAAAGTTACAGCAGGCATAACGGGCCTACTCAATATCCACTTCAATGTTGAAAAACGTAGAAAGCTCAGTTCTTGTTAACCTTAAGCCACCCCTTCTTGCTCTGTCAGCTAGACTCGACTAGGAACTGGGCGAGAAGATGGGTAATACCTGATACTTTTGAAAAGTTCATTCTTTTCAATTCCGCTGAAAAGTGACTGAGGTATACCTGCGCCCAGTTTTCAGGAGCAGCTGTTGAATGAAATTATGATGAGATAATTCAACTAGGATTTGCAATTCGGAAACTGTTTTCTCAGACTTCATTGCAGATGATCGAACAGATATTCCGTTTCATGTGTTATGATCTTGTATATCTCTGTCCCAATAGCGCAAATTGGAACATTTCAAAAGTGGATTTAtgttttcaataaattttccTCGGAGCTTGTTTTGTCGAAGCTCATCTATCGTCGGATCAGAGCACACGACTACTGGGAGTAAGTTTCTGTAGGAGTTTAGTTCTTCATATCCTGTATGAATCTGGTGTTTGTATCATCCTTGAGTCAAGTTGAACGAGCAGGGAATTTTTGCCGATCTACACGGGAAATGAAACAGATATGCTTGTGAAAATTGAAATCCATTTCAACATCGTCTTTTCTCACCGGTATAATTCTACATCCCTTTATAgtacaagtttttttttttccctttgtttCTTACAAAGAATAATATTCATATTACTGTACAAATCTAATCCTTTCCCAAGCATTTGCTTGGATACCGTTAGAGCATCTAGGAAAGGGACAATCATGCGACTTTACAAAATACGTTTCGGAGAAGAGATTGGTTTCTCCTCCATCGCCGTACCAAGGCTCCTACACTTTCATCAGGCCAGGACTGTATGGCACTCCGCTGGCGGTAATCCAGGCATCATCACCCTTGAAGAATATCTTGGGCGTAAAGTCGAGGATGTGTTGAGGCGAGATCTTCTTGACCCCTTTCCAGGTCGCTCTCTTGGACGTGTCCGAGCCGGGCCCCCTGTTCTGGTACTCAGCGTAGAAGCACGTGTTGAGGTAGAGGGAACCTGCCCAGGGCAACCATCCTTGAGGCTGGATTATATTGTCTATGTCGGATTGCATGATGATAGTCCTGGAGTAGTTCTTCCAGGGCCGTCCGAGGTAGGCCGGGTTCTGGTCCATGACAGGAATGTACTCTGGATCACCAGTAATGGTGGCGTTCATGAAGACGATCGCGGATGCAGAGTGTCTTTCTCCCCTACCTGAGGCGGTGACGATGCACTGTTGGTTCTCCATGGGCTTCCGGACGATCATCTTGCAGTTCTGGAGGACGGCCAGGGCATCCCCGAAGATGAAGTCGATCGTGCCAGAGATGGTGCAGTCCCGGTAGAACTGCCTATGGGCGTGCGTGTAGAGCGTGTCCTGGTACCCGTTCATCTCGCAGTTGTAGAAGATGGACTTGTCCGACTGAACGCGGAGAGCGACTGCCTGGTGCTTTATGGCTCCGGCAGTGTTCTCAAACGCCATGTCCTTCGCTATGAAATTGGGTCCCATTGCCGCTGCAAAATTTGTACGATGAAAACCGCCAGGTGAAGTACACTATGCTTCGAGAACTGACTTGCCAGAAAACGCGGTAATTTACTTACTGAAAGTTGCAGTGGCGGACGTCTGGACCCCGTCGACAAAATTTAAATGCCCTGTGACTATGGTCTTCTTCGGGCCATCCCCAATCATCATGACGTTAGCCATGTTCTTATCGACTAGCACCCTCTCTGCATACACTCCTTCCTTTATGTATATCACAAAGTTCTTCGTGTTCTTGGGGGGGACATCTTTCAAGGCCTCGCCGATTGTTTTATACTTGCCGCTCCCATCCTTGGCCACGATCACATCGGGCTTTATATTTGCCGGGGTGGCTGCAAGGAGCATCCGCCCTCTGTTGTCTACCCAGTTTGGGATTTCGCCATTTCTTGTATCCTCGGACATCAAGCGCCTTCCTATTGCAGATACATTCAGTGAGCCAACGATCGTGGATATCTGGGAGACCATTGCCATCGCGTTGCTCGTAAGTTCTCTTGATGTCTTCAAAATCTGCTTCATCTTCTCTCCAGCATCGCCTGTCGTGTAGGTTTCCAAACGGCAAAACGGTGTTGAATTTCATCAATGTCGAACTTAATCACAAGACAAACTACCCAATGTGCAAGGGAAAACTCGTAGCCAACCTGTTGTGTTCTCGAATGCATCCAAGCAGCTTTCCTGGAAGGTGTACGCCCCGCTGAGCCAGACGTTGAGGTCTGCTGTATACTGATCGAGCTTGGTGATGTCAAACGCACCTAACCTCTCAAACGACATCTGGAGATCATCGATGGAGGAGTTGAGGAGCGCCTCACAGACATCGACTGCCTTTTGAGCCATTGGGTCCTTTGCGAGCTCCCTCACCACTGAGGAATTCTTTATCGCCCCTCTGATCCGGTCGGTTGCAACCTGGAACCCGGTCCTCATTAGCTCCTTGGGGTCGGTGGTGTTTCCCGCTGCGGCTGACAGGGCATTGACGCAGGTTTCCCTATAGTCCGTCGGCTGACAAATAGCCTGGACCGCCTTCATCGATTGAGATACCTGAGAAGGACTCAACGAAACGAGCTAAGTGAGCTGATGCTTACTCCAGAACGATTGACCTTTACATCCCCAAGGAATCCTCATTGGAATCAAACCATAAATGAAACTATATGCATGTACCTGGCCGCTGCCTTGACCCTGGTTTGACTTGCCATCCCCGCCTTTGCTCGACTGGACTGCCACACCGATTATGCAGGCCACCAGCATTAACCCTGCGACCCCGGCGATGACATACTTGAGCTTTCCTCGGCCCCGCTGGCCAGAGACACGATCATACCCGTTCGACATTTCAATCTGTAGAACCTACCGGGCCAGTGTTGTATCGAGGAAATTTGTTCAAAACCCCTCGGGAGCTGATGCACTGTAATTAGATTTAATTATGGATCAAAACTTGGACAGCAGCTTATATATACCACAAGAGAAGGAAGACAGAATTGGAAAGATATTGAAAGACAGTTATTTCGGTTGGGGGATTGTGAGGTGGGACAAGACAacgttaattaaatcattggGTCAGATTTTCTTACTAAAATGGACTCTGCAGTCTAATTTTAGTCAGaaatttttgttaaattttgGAGTTCTCTCTCTTAATCTCCAGATTAATCACTGGTAATAAACCAAGATTAATGGATAAAATCGAGATTAAGAACCATTCACTAACTAAAAATTGACTGCCTAATTTTCGTACTAATCGATTTAATTTCCTTCAATTTTGATTTCGTATTTCGTAGGGCCTGTTTGATTTGTGGTTCCTCAGTCAAAATGATAACATTTCGTAGGACCTCTCTGATTTGTGGTTCCTCAAGTCAAAATGATAACGGAAAACACAATAGTGAAAGCTAATAAACTGGAAACATTCAATATCGTGTTCGGTCGGGACCCTGGCTCCAGGTTACTGGATACCAAAGCAGTTACTATCGGTACCCCCAATTCAGAATTTCCGAAACCCAGAGGGGGAATAAGAGGCAGGAATCAATTCACGCCCCACATCCGACATCGACCAGTCCGAGTTTGGAGTTTCCCTAGATCATGGCCCTGAATATCCAGAACTCGGTCGAACTACTTTCGATCTCAAACactaatattaaatttcataGTTGATCAAACTGTCAATAAAAGTTCAATCGATGCCATaatacaattttaaatatcacATTGCCggaaatatacataataaatttgcaaacttttttttgtaaaCTTCAAAATAGATGCCTCCCCCGCTTACAAGATGAATTATTGCCTCTTATTCTTCCTACGAGAAGCTTTCCCACTCAATTTTTATTCTGCCACCAACCGAGCCAACAGTTCCTGCACAAGCTTTGTGCAGAGTTTCccatctctctccctccctgcTTGGAGAAATCGCCGGAATGGAGAACTAGAAGTCGCATATAATGACTTGAATACAAAGTTCTCATAGCTTGGCAGCCTTCTGAAGCTCGAGCTTGGCGATGGTGCCGAGGTGGACTTCATCGGGGCCGTCAGCAATCCTGAGGGTCCTGGCCGTGGCCCACAGGTGCGAGAGCACTGTGTCTGAAGACAGGCCTGCAGCCCCATGGACTTGCATCGCCATGTCAAGGACCTGAAGCGCCATGTTGGGCGCGGCTACCTGCCTCAATTCAACAA
This genomic window contains:
- the LOC116192382 gene encoding probable pectinesterase/pectinesterase inhibitor 21, with the translated sequence MSNGYDRVSGQRGRGKLKYVIAGVAGLMLVACIIGVAVQSSKGGDGKSNQGQGSGQVSQSMKAVQAICQPTDYRETCVNALSAAAGNTTDPKELMRTGFQVATDRIRGAIKNSSVVRELAKDPMAQKAVDVCEALLNSSIDDLQMSFERLGAFDITKLDQYTADLNVWLSGAYTFQESCLDAFENTTGDAGEKMKQILKTSRELTSNAMAMVSQISTIVGSLNVSAIGRRLMSEDTRNGEIPNWVDNRGRMLLAATPANIKPDVIVAKDGSGKYKTIGEALKDVPPKNTKNFVIYIKEGVYAERVLVDKNMANVMMIGDGPKKTIVTGHLNFVDGVQTSATATFTAMGPNFIAKDMAFENTAGAIKHQAVALRVQSDKSIFYNCEMNGYQDTLYTHAHRQFYRDCTISGTIDFIFGDALAVLQNCKMIVRKPMENQQCIVTASGRGERHSASAIVFMNATITGDPEYIPVMDQNPAYLGRPWKNYSRTIIMQSDIDNIIQPQGWLPWAGSLYLNTCFYAEYQNRGPGSDTSKRATWKGVKKISPQHILDFTPKIFFKGDDAWITASGVPYSPGLMKV
- the LOC116192384 gene encoding probable acylpyruvase FAHD1, mitochondrial; the protein is MASSGLQRLLQAGTKIVAVGRNYAAHAKELGNAVPKEPVLFLKPTSSYLENGGTIEVPHPLESLDHEVELAVVICQKARDVAEATAMDYVGGYALALDMTAREIQSSAKSAGLPWTVAKGQDTFTPISSVLDKSMVPDPDNLELWLKVDDEIRQKGSTKDMIFKIPHLISHISTIMTLFEGDVILTGTPKGVGPVKVGQKVTAGITGLLNIHFNVEKRRKLSSC